GATGGCCAGAAGCGCTTTCAATAAGATGAAAAGAGTATTATACAATGGAAAACTGGGAGTAGAAATTAGAACTAGAGTATTGAGATGTTATGTATTCCCTTTCCAtttatatggagttgaagcctaGACAATTACAGATGCAACTGAAAAAAGACTTGTCAGCATTGAGATGTGGTGGTACTGAAGAATGTGGAACATACCAACACGCAACAAACTCGGAAATATTATGAAATATGAAAGATGAAAAAATAAATACCTAACACTATGAAAGAAAGAAAAATGAGTCACTTTGGTCACATACTAAAAAATgacgtgacccgtcaaaatggcccggtcaaaacagccccgtcaaaaaagccccgtcaaaaaagccccgtcaaaatagcccggatacaaaatagcctcgacaaaatagcccgtaaacaaaatagccgcgacaaaatagatcgcacacaaaatagccccagtcaagacagccccggctaaaacagccccgtctgaaacagccccggctaaaacagccccggcgaaaacacccccaataaaaagttttaccttttaacggagtaccatttattttatattcctattctaattgggaaataagccacaatttaacttaaaaaattattttattaacaaattgaagaatctcagatgcagaatccaccaatttaataaattaaaatggtagaaaactgggatttttcgtgtttgaaagttcttactggtacatccttaatctgcgactttttcaattaataagacagcagacgacgaatatagaaaacgaaagggaaacgatcacatttcgctttcattcgtctcggaaaaagacagcagaggaactttcagtactcaaatccgagtaaaggaaataaaaataataaatgatggttttgcttgttttcgattcagagggttgcacaccagctagacaggccctgtttctaccctttcaggcgtcatcagtagctttctttattaacgtttcgagttccacttcggacgtcattgtcaaaatacaaaatattaataaattacaaaaatgttgttgcttagtaaaaaattcttctaataatttaatttaatctgactcattcatatcggcaattcagacatacataatggtgcaaatgaaaggaataaattccttatttcgtaaacccgcgacgttaagaaaaaatcctgaaataagttaatttttatttttaaattatattttggtatatacgtcatactagtgacgtcattcatctgggcatgatgacgtaattgatgatttttttaatgagaataggggtcgtgtgctagctcatttgaaaggatacttaattctctattcagtaatataaacatttacacaatTCTTTATACAAGGTgatcaaaaactttttttaattcattatttaacaaaaaaaaaaagaagaatgtatgtaattcatttaattcaaaatacattttactgctgtcagaaatcagacaaaaatgtttataccacaaataaacattgattttcgcttaaattaaatgttcaaatttgcAAGAGGCAgatggctggcgggagctggcttgaacattgaatttaatcgaaaagcagaaCACATTTAATCGAAACAGAAGACAGGGTTCGAGTTCCCTAAAAGgactatttttatttaatgtgattaagataaacatctgaatagagcataattataatttccgaaaaaatatattttcaaggGATTATTTCAtaatgaattctgaagggagttcttttgtcgggactattttgtcggagctattttgtgtgcgggatattatgttggggctattttgtcggagctttttcgacggggctattttAACGGggtaccaaaaaatgaaatatagGTAAAAGGGAAAGTGGAACGAAAGAGACGACCGGGGAGACGACGCACCTTCTGGTTGAAAATTTTAGTGTAGTGTAGCAGTGTAGtgtaaaaacaacaatagaactcttcagaaccCCTGCAGACAAAGTAAAATGGGCCATGATGATCGACAATGTTCTTAAAGGATGaggcacttgaagaagaaaaaGGTGCATGATACGAGTACAAGAGGATTGGACCTATGTTTTACATTCGACGATAAATTAATGATGATAGGCAAAATATAAGAGAAACCCTAGGTAGGTATTAGAAAATTCAATCCCATCAAAACCTAGAAAGGGTCAATGGCAATTCTAACTACTTGCTGGTGTACgtccaaaaatatttttccttaaaAACACAATATAGgtaacatccataaactacgtcgtaaaaattttggacttttaataccctccccccttcCGTCGTACACCGTCGTTTACAGTTGACCCCCCTCATACCGATgtcgcaattgcaactcatgaccccctttttagtgatttttttaaattccatgttatttctggattttttaaagttagctatcaaagtttatttacgaatgtatccaaatcagtattactatgtagctcattaatatccgcgtacttttttgtctcaattcactgtacaactaattagctttattgggacaaaATACAATACTTTTATCGGAGTTTCTATGCCTTCTTatctgcatcatataaatcttgatacttattttgttttgatttcaataCCATTTCTTTTAGTAtaaatacaatgtactaactaaataaaatagaatattttatttctatttattcttGTAGAATAATAATTGTTTCacacagagtattcagtaaataaatgaacagtttaatatttattgcttcaagacgttgttctgtatagaagcgtttgtttaaatacatagaacaatgttttattgtttgttattctgtacagaactgctagcaatattattaaggctgtgagtgataaaaacgaaatgaaaagtatgtaTGCGACAAAAGTAATATATGTACCTACCGTTTCTTTTTAATCCTACAatagggtatattttttatattcgtgaacatcaaacgacgtcggatgtgaACTCATGGCCTCCTCccccctgtcgtataccgtcgtaataagcaaagacCCCCTCCCCCTTTtaaacgacgtagtttatggatgttcccttaCCTAATAGAATATTGACAGACATTGATTGACTTAATTTAAAATTAGGTAATCAATAATATTATGATATGTCAtgaattttcaatttttgctctatatctATTTAAAGATCGATTTATTTAAAACCGTTGCGTATTATTAAAAAGACTCCATCtgttattttataatacattagCAGGGATTTTATTATGTATTCGAAAAGATAAACATAAATTATAGAATACACGAGATTTGGCTGGCAACTTTCTTAGATGCTTTAACACATTCCTCTATTTTTAAAATCGAACAAAAAGTTGTAAATACAAGACTGACGTCATGTGGTATCCGGTCGCCATTAGGCTGGATTATTTGTGTTTGGTTTCCACTTATCACTTATTTATCCTTCCAAAATCCAAAACATGACTTGCACTTGGTGGTGCGCAAAATAATTAGACTTTGAAAAAATAAAGGCACACTCCCGCACAATATAGCCCACGTTCCATTTTTTGGCAGTGGATTAGTAGAAGTTGTTCACAttaatcatttttaattaaaaaattaatctGTTTATATGGTAGTTTAGATTAGGAACATTGTGTTTACATGTTTTGGTCAGAcgaatattaagaaaatattGCCACAAGCCTTATGATAGTAGGatgaatattgttaataaaatGTTCCACTTCTCTTTCCTTGTCTCCTTGAGtgcaaatttttattaatttaaaaggCAATTATACATTCAGGGCACTATTTCTTGTCGTATCATAATGAACAAAATGATCAGATTCCGTTCATTCAGTTAactttaagataagtttaatagTGTTGCTGGTTGTAAATATAAGGCCACGGTTATATTGGATGCGTAGTCTGACGACCAATCAGTCGGACATAAACGGACGACCTTCGTAGTGCGACTAGGTGGTTGGATTGCATGCGTATAACTGCGACTTTGCGTTCAGAAAACATGGCTGAAGATGAAGAATATTTattagaaaataattttttacgcCTTTTGATGTTAGAAAACCCAAAAATATGGGTAAATGATTTATATAGAAATAGAGAAGAAAATGGCGAGTTTCACTTAATATGGAATGATTTGTTACACCAACCACAGcagttttttgaatattttcgaaTGTTACCTGAaacatttaattatattttttctcATATTTCCGGAAGACTGGAAAAACAGTCGAACTTTCGAAAGTGTATTCAACCAGCAGAGAAACTGGCATTAACGTTAAGGTAAGTcattactttttattatagaaATGATTTATTAAACTAAATATGTTTTATACAAACttaaaaaagaaataatttttcaTGCAGTAAGGatataaaaactaaaataaactaaTAAAGTACTTTCATTACACTACTGAAAATTATGTAAGTATTCTCGAACACCTGAATATCCTGCTTCGTTTTGATCCATTTCTTGATCCACTGCAGTAGTTCTTGTCCAGACAGACTGAGCACGTGGCTGGACTTCCAAAAGAACTTGTTAAATTTTTCGCACATCTGAACATCCTAGTTCGTTTTCTGATGAAGCTGATGGCAGTACCACTTGATACCTGCTTTGATCGGTTTCTTGGTCCACTGCAGTAGTTCTTGTCCTGACAGACTGAGCACGCGGCTGGGCGTCCAGAAGAAATTGTTGTATTTTTATCCGTACTGATAATTTTTGGTCTTCGGGTATTTTCTTCATGTACGGCATCAGACTCATGAGGAAATGAAAGTCACTATCTTCTTCCTTTGTTCTTTCCTTACACTTTTCTCTATATGCTTTCAGTTTTTCTTCTTCTATAGCGATCATTTTTTCATATACTGAAGATTTAGCTTTTTTACTCTTTGTACCCGTTTCCTTATTTGCTTGAGCTATTTTAGCAGCCTTGGGTGTCGTAGGCATAGTGTCAGTATTTAATTCTGAATCTGAATTAAATTCAGAATTATGATTTCTCTCATAATCAGGTTCAGAGATTGTATCTGGCGTAGTATTTTCCTCGTATGAATTTTCTTGGTTATTGAGAGGAGGAATATTTCCTGTAGCATTTCTTTGGGTCATATTGTCTTTTAGGAAAAGCATCAGTGTGAAATAAAACCATTTTGATGGTATTGATATTCCACCAGCATCTCCGGATCgccctttttttgtttttgttagttCTTTTCTAAAGTTATCTCTTAGTCCccgccattttgatttgagtACATCGCCTAAaaattaagaagtaaatagtatgttttgcaaaatgaaaaattaaatatgtGCTTTTGGCATATTAACGTCCAAATGGAG
This genomic window from Diabrotica virgifera virgifera chromosome 1, PGI_DIABVI_V3a contains:
- the LOC126887729 gene encoding uncharacterized protein LOC126887729; the protein is MARKMWISLAKEMGENSDVLKSKWRGLRDNFRKELTKTKKGRSGDAGGISIPSKWFYFTLMLFLKDNMTQRNATGNIPPLNNQENSYEENTTPDTISEPDYERNHNSEFNSDSELNTDTMPTTPKAAKIAQANKETGTKSKKAKSSVYEKMIAIEEEKLKAYREKCKERTKEEDSDFHFLMSLMPYMKKIPEDQKLSVRIKIQQFLLDAQPRAQSVRTRTTAVDQETDQSRYQVVLPSASSENELGCSDVRKI